A DNA window from Leptolyngbya sp. KIOST-1 contains the following coding sequences:
- a CDS encoding cryptochrome/photolyase family protein gives MTIGVWVLGNQLWSDQAALASCEGQRGPVLLVESLTFAQERWYHRQKLVLVWSAMRHFADALKDAGWPVTYAIADDTETALRDWLKAEGITELRIMEPVDHPFITWLKGLDLPCELTILDNNLFLWSTDDFKAWASKRKSLLMESFYREGRKRFDVLMEGDQPVGGQWNFDKDNRKPPKGKLDTPEPHWFEPDATTLAVIDKVETLELPTFGQATPFRWAVTREQALAVLDMFIADRLETFGPYQDAMVAGEETMWHALLSPYLNLGLLHPLEVIERVEAAFADRDLPLNSVEGFIRQVMGWREYMRGLYSHFEADYGDRNWFDHRQPLPEFFWTGETEMNCLHQVIDQIQRTGYAHHIQRLMILSNFSLIAGFLPQAVENWFHAAFIDAYDWVMQTNVIGMGLFADGGLLASKPYASSANYVNKMSDYCKGCRYNPKERSGENACPFNFFYWDFLHRHREKLQTQGRMSFILKNLDRMTPEDLEAIQQQAQAWHAAHP, from the coding sequence ATGACGATTGGGGTTTGGGTACTCGGCAATCAGCTTTGGTCAGACCAGGCGGCCCTGGCCAGCTGCGAGGGCCAGCGAGGGCCAGTGCTTTTGGTCGAGTCGCTGACCTTTGCCCAGGAGCGCTGGTACCACCGGCAAAAGCTGGTGCTGGTATGGTCGGCCATGCGCCACTTTGCCGACGCGCTAAAGGATGCTGGGTGGCCGGTTACCTACGCGATCGCCGACGACACCGAAACCGCCCTGCGCGACTGGCTCAAAGCCGAAGGCATCACTGAGCTGCGGATCATGGAGCCGGTGGACCATCCCTTCATCACCTGGCTGAAGGGGCTAGATCTGCCCTGTGAGCTGACGATTCTCGACAACAATCTCTTTCTTTGGAGCACCGACGACTTCAAAGCCTGGGCCAGCAAGCGTAAGAGCCTGCTGATGGAGAGCTTTTACCGGGAGGGGCGCAAGCGCTTTGACGTGCTGATGGAGGGCGATCAGCCCGTCGGCGGTCAGTGGAACTTCGACAAAGACAACCGCAAGCCGCCCAAGGGTAAGCTCGACACGCCAGAGCCCCACTGGTTTGAGCCCGACGCCACCACCCTGGCGGTGATCGACAAGGTGGAAACCCTGGAGCTACCCACCTTTGGCCAGGCCACCCCGTTTCGCTGGGCCGTCACCCGTGAGCAGGCCCTGGCGGTGCTGGATATGTTCATCGCCGATCGACTGGAAACCTTTGGCCCCTACCAGGATGCGATGGTCGCCGGCGAGGAAACCATGTGGCACGCGCTGCTGTCCCCCTACCTGAACCTGGGCCTGCTGCACCCGCTGGAGGTGATCGAGCGGGTAGAGGCCGCCTTTGCCGATCGCGATCTGCCCCTCAACAGCGTGGAGGGCTTTATTCGCCAGGTGATGGGCTGGCGCGAATACATGCGCGGTCTCTATAGCCACTTTGAGGCCGACTACGGCGATCGCAACTGGTTTGACCATCGGCAGCCCCTGCCCGAGTTTTTCTGGACGGGCGAGACTGAGATGAACTGCCTGCACCAGGTGATCGACCAGATTCAGCGCACGGGCTACGCCCACCACATTCAGCGGCTAATGATTCTGAGCAACTTTTCGCTAATTGCCGGATTCCTGCCCCAGGCAGTTGAGAACTGGTTTCACGCCGCCTTCATCGACGCCTACGACTGGGTGATGCAGACCAACGTGATTGGTATGGGTCTGTTTGCCGACGGCGGCCTATTGGCCTCCAAACCCTACGCCTCGTCGGCCAACTACGTGAACAAAATGAGTGACTACTGCAAGGGCTGCCGCTACAACCCCAAAGAGCGCAGTGGGGAGAACGCCTGCCCGTTCAATTTCTTCTACTGGGATTTTTTGCACCGCCACCGCGAAAAACTCCAGACCCAGGGCCGCATGAGCTTTATTTTGAAAAATTTGGACCGGATGACGCCCGAGGACCTGGAGGCCATTCAGCAGCAGGCGCAGGCGTGGCACGCCGCTCACCCATGA
- a CDS encoding Fur family transcriptional regulator: MAAYTPSALKAELNERGWRMTPQRETMLKTFQNLPESTHLSAEDLCELLEKEGEPISLSTIYRNLKLMARMGILRELELAEGQKRYEINQPAPHHHHHLICVRCNKTIEFKNDSVLKVGAKTADRSGYHILDCQLLIHGICPTCQRSIVPI, encoded by the coding sequence ATGGCAGCTTACACTCCATCAGCCCTCAAAGCCGAACTCAACGAGCGCGGCTGGCGCATGACTCCCCAGCGTGAGACCATGCTCAAAACCTTTCAGAATTTGCCTGAAAGCACCCACCTCAGCGCTGAGGACCTGTGTGAGCTGCTCGAGAAGGAAGGTGAGCCAATCAGCCTTTCCACCATTTACCGCAACCTCAAGCTGATGGCGCGCATGGGCATCTTGCGCGAGCTGGAGCTGGCCGAGGGCCAAAAGCGCTACGAAATCAACCAGCCCGCCCCTCACCACCACCACCACCTGATCTGCGTGCGGTGCAACAAAACTATCGAGTTCAAAAACGACTCGGTGCTCAAGGTGGGGGCCAAAACCGCCGATCGCTCGGGCTACCACATCCTCGACTGCCAGCTGCTGATCCACGGCATCTGCCCCACCTGCCAGCGATCGATCGTGCCGATTTAA
- a CDS encoding pentapeptide repeat-containing protein — MKRLLAMLTLALMFWGVGFATAEAAIPDDVQKLLDTKKCQVCILNDAELSDTDLAGANLKIAVLTGANLAGADLSRANLMLTDMEGANLSGATLAGAQLNGANLPNANLSGANLSNAEMTQANLAEANLSNADLSGAVMLSVTLGTANLEGANLKGANLRGVNRSMVRFCNTTMPDGSIENRDC, encoded by the coding sequence ATGAAACGCCTACTGGCCATGCTGACCCTCGCGCTGATGTTCTGGGGGGTTGGCTTTGCCACTGCCGAAGCCGCGATTCCCGACGATGTGCAAAAGCTGCTCGACACCAAAAAGTGCCAGGTGTGCATTCTCAACGACGCCGAGCTCAGCGACACTGACCTGGCCGGGGCCAACCTCAAAATTGCTGTGCTCACCGGAGCCAACCTGGCGGGCGCTGACCTCAGTCGGGCCAATCTCATGCTCACCGACATGGAAGGGGCCAACCTGAGTGGCGCGACCCTGGCCGGGGCTCAGTTGAACGGGGCCAACCTGCCCAACGCCAACCTCTCGGGAGCCAACCTGAGCAATGCGGAAATGACCCAGGCCAACCTGGCTGAGGCCAATCTCTCCAATGCCGATCTCAGCGGCGCAGTCATGCTCAGCGTCACCCTGGGCACCGCCAACCTGGAAGGGGCCAACCTGAAGGGGGCCAACCTGCGCGGCGTCAACCGCAGCATGGTGCGCTTTTGCAATACCACCATGCCCGACGGCAGCATCGAGAACCGCGACTGCTAG
- a CDS encoding precorrin-8X methylmutase, with product MEWHVTDAHSLRIIDAEIGDHSFSPSEYEIVRRVIYATADFDFKDHIHFSDQALQSGAAALAARTTLIVDVPMVQVGITPCIQQTFANPVYCSMDALTRPQKGKSQAAWGVETLAQRYPEGIFVIGASEAALATLVDLIDAEKVRPALVVATPAGFIDSAVIKDRLQDAMVPHVRINGRKGSAVVAAAIVNGLVDLAWQAYGKENA from the coding sequence GCATCATTGATGCCGAAATTGGCGATCACAGCTTCTCGCCCTCGGAGTACGAAATTGTTCGCCGGGTAATTTACGCCACGGCAGACTTTGATTTCAAGGACCACATTCACTTTTCTGACCAGGCTCTGCAGTCGGGGGCGGCGGCCCTGGCCGCCCGCACGACCCTGATTGTGGACGTGCCGATGGTGCAGGTGGGCATTACCCCCTGCATTCAGCAGACCTTTGCCAACCCCGTCTACTGCAGCATGGATGCCCTGACTCGGCCCCAGAAGGGCAAGAGCCAGGCCGCCTGGGGGGTAGAAACCCTGGCCCAGCGCTATCCCGAGGGCATTTTTGTGATCGGGGCGTCGGAGGCGGCCCTGGCCACCCTGGTCGATTTAATTGACGCCGAAAAGGTGCGCCCGGCCCTGGTGGTGGCCACCCCCGCCGGATTTATCGACAGCGCGGTGATCAAAGACCGCCTCCAGGATGCCATGGTGCCCCACGTCCGTATCAATGGCCGCAAAGGCAGTGCCGTAGTGGCGGCGGCCATTGTCAACGGACTGGTGGATCTGGCCTGGCAGGCCTACGGCAAGGAAAATGCCTAG